The window CGCCGGCGCTCCCCAAAACAAAAGCCTCGCCCGGGGGCGAGGCTTTGAATCTCAAAAACCTTATACGCTGAACGAAGAACCGCAACCGCAGGTCGACTTCACGTTCGGGTTCTCGAACTTGAAGCCCGCGCCCTCGAGCGTCTCCACGTAGTCGACCACGCAACCAGCGAGGTACATCATCGAAGTGGCGTCCACGAAGACTTTCAGGCCGTCGAAGGTGATGACCTTGTCCATCATGCCGGCCGAGTTCTCGAACGACATCGAGTATGAGAAGCCGGAGCAGCCGCCACCGACCACGCCCATGCGCAGTCCGCTGGGGACTGGGTCCTGCTGCGTCATGATCTCTTTGACCTTCACGACGGCGTTCGGGGTGAGGCTCAGCGCAGCCTTCTTTTCGCCAGTCTGCGGCTGGGCCGTGGGAGCTGACGTCAATGGGGTTGAACAAGACATGCTTCTCTTCTCCTAAGATCTATAACGATTATAGCAAATGCGCTCAATATCTTAGATGACGTTCCGCGCCATGGGGGCGCAAGTTGTTAACCCGCAGCCCGCAAGCCCCGAAACCCTCTGCGTTCTTAGAGAGGGGCTAGAATCTGACAGGGCTAAAATCAACCGGGGCTAAATCAACTAGATGTCCGACTCCGACCGCGATCCGCTGTTCTTTCCGCCGGCAAAACAGCCGCCGCCGCCGGCGGAGGATCCGCAGCATCTGAACGCCACGGAGGCCCAGCTCGAGCCCGAGGGCTACTCCGCCGAGGTGGATACCGCGGGCCAGCAGAAGCGGCTGAAGATCATCGTGGTCGCGACCGCCGTGATGTTAGTGTGCGGGCTCTTCTACCTGAAAGCCGACACCGTGCAGGCGGCCTGGGCAGACTTGAAGGTCAGGCTAGGA of the Acidobacteriota bacterium genome contains:
- a CDS encoding iron-sulfur cluster assembly accessory protein, with the translated sequence MTQQDPVPSGLRMGVVGGGCSGFSYSMSFENSAGMMDKVITFDGLKVFVDATSMMYLAGCVVDYVETLEGAGFKFENPNVKSTCGCGSSFSV